Part of the Propioniciclava sp. MC1595 genome is shown below.
CGACAGCGCGGCGGCCGTCGCGAACGCCAGCTCCCGCCACGGGACGAACTGGTACCACGCCGCGTGCCCGCCCTCGATGGCGTGCAGGTCGATCGACGGCACGAACGCCACCGCGAGGATCACCATGGCGAAGAAGACGAAGTTGATCTTCCCGGCGATGCCGAGCGGGGTCTGCTGGGTGTCGTCGAGCGTGATGGCGGCGGCGTCCTCGCGGGCGTACGCGCGGCGGTCGAGCCCGTAGTAGGTGGCCAGCAGCATCGCGTTGACGAACAGCCACTCGGGGAACAGGTTGAACGTCCACTCGAACGGCACCCCGCGCAGGAACCCCAGGAACAACGGGGGGTCGCCCAGCGGCGTCAGCAGGCCGCCGCAGTTGGCCACGATGAGGATCGTGAACACCACCGTGTGGACGCGGTGCTTGCGTTCGCGGTTCGTGTTGAGCAGCGGCCGGATCAGCAGCATCGCCGCGCCCGTCGTGCCGATGAACGAGGCGATCAGGCCCCCGACGGCGAGGAAGATCGTGTTGTTGCGCGGCGTCGCCCGGATGTCACCGGTCAGGAAGATGCCGCCTGACACCACGAAGAGCGCCAGCAGTAGCATGATGAACTGGAAGTACTCCACCAGCGCGTGCACCACGCTCGACCCGGCCCCCGACGCCAGGAACCAGATCGCCACCGGCACGCCCAGCACCAGTGCGACCGCGAGCTTGGTCGAGTTCCTCTCCCAGGTGTGCTCGACGGCCGGCACGAGCGGCAGCACGGCGATCGAGGCGAGCATCACCACGAACGGGATGATGCCCCACCACTCGACGACCATCGTCGGCCTGCCTCAGCCCTCGCGCGGGCGGGTCTGGCCGAACGTGAAGCCGGCGATCGTGCTGGAGGGCGAGATGAAGCTCGTCACCGGGTTCTCGGACGCCTCGGGCTCGGCCTCGTCCGCTGCCGCGGGCTCGGGGCGGGGCCCGGGCTCGGTCGGGCGCACGGGGTCACCCAGGGCAGCGCGCAGGGCCTTGTCCAGTTCGTCGCGCACCTCGACGCGGTGCTTGCGGGTCTCGGCCATGGCGGCATCCTAGCCTCGCCCGGCTTCCTCGCAGGTCACTCCCCGTCGGCGTCGACGGTGGGCTCGGCCGTGGCGGTGGCTGTGGGGGCGGCTGTGGCTGTGGCTGTGGGGGCGGCGGTCTCGAC
Proteins encoded:
- a CDS encoding sodium:proton antiporter, with product MVVEWWGIIPFVVMLASIAVLPLVPAVEHTWERNSTKLAVALVLGVPVAIWFLASGAGSSVVHALVEYFQFIMLLLALFVVSGGIFLTGDIRATPRNNTIFLAVGGLIASFIGTTGAAMLLIRPLLNTNRERKHRVHTVVFTILIVANCGGLLTPLGDPPLFLGFLRGVPFEWTFNLFPEWLFVNAMLLATYYGLDRRAYAREDAAAITLDDTQQTPLGIAGKINFVFFAMVILAVAFVPSIDLHAIEGGHAAWYQFVPWRELAFATAAALSFLLGNKEVRFHLNQFTWTPILEVAALFIGIFLTMMPALKYLAQVAPSLPLNKITFFVFSGGLSAVLDNAPTYVTFFEMAAQLPGDPRIAANPALGMPGVPEGHLVAISLGSVFCGAITYIGNGPNFMTKAVADAAGVTMPTFGGYVVWTFMYLVPTLVAMVLIFLAEGWLWTVLGVGLAIGLLARAVWLARSHVHPTERVDAGADR